The Neofelis nebulosa isolate mNeoNeb1 chromosome 1, mNeoNeb1.pri, whole genome shotgun sequence sequence gtgctcatcccaacaggtgccctcctcaatgcccatcacccaccctccccttcctcccccccaccaatcaaccctcagtttattctcagtttttaagagtctcttatggtttggctctctccctctctaacttttctaactttttttttccttccccttccccatggtcttctgttaagtttctcaggatccacattgacttcatttttaaaggacatttttgcagggtatagaattctaaattaacagtttttcttttttctccaagaaCTTTAAGATACCATTACATTGCTcacccctttcattttttttcgcTGATAACAGGGTAGGCATCATTCTCATCATTGTTCATTGTatgtaatatttctttccttcctctgataTCAAGATATTATCTTTATCCTTTAGGTTTCAGCCATACGATTATGATATGCCCagttgtggttttctttgtatttactcTTCTAGGATTTCTCTGAACTTCTTAAGTTGATGTCTTccatcagttttggaaaattctcactCATTACttatgatatttctttttctctattgttgtttttgttctgggACTCCAGCTATGCAAATGATAGCCTATATGATAGTGTTTCACAGTTACTGGAGTTTCTgattcccctttttaaaaaatgttttctctttcttttttaatttggataattTCAATTATCTTGTAATTCACTGATTCATGTGATGTGTTCAGTATGCTAATAAGCCCATCAAAataattcttcatcttttttttcatttgtaggaTTATCATCTGGctcctttttatagttttcatttttatgctaTAATTCCCCATCTGTTCACACGTTACCCACCTTTTACATgaaatttcttaatatatttattattgttattttatttttttaatttttttattaaaaaaattttttttaacatttatttatttttgagacagagagagacagagcatgaatgggggagggtcagagagagggagacacagaatctgaaacaggctccaggctctgagctttcagcacagagcctgacgcggggctcaaacccatgggccgtgagatcattacctgagccgaagtcagccacttaaccaactgagccacccaggcgcccctattattgttattttaaaatccctCTGATAATTCTAGTATTGGACCATCTTTGGATAAGGTTTTAATTGACTGTTTTCTCCCTTAAGAACAAGTCACTTTTTGTGTGTGCGTGATTGATGGTTTGATACAGAAGCTGAGGAAAATAATAGTTATACCCAGAAAAGGGCACATTCCTTTTGTCAGTCCACTAAAAAGAAGAGGTAAGTTGTGGGGAGATGAGTCAATCTCATCTGTAATTGAATTGAATCTTGGCTTGGCTATTTCTTTAGTTGGATTTATTTCACCACAGACTTCAATAATAATTTGTTCAAGGgatcagaattttctttttaccagACATGTGTCTAGAGGATCTGTTTCCATTCTCCTGCTTTGCCTTCAGCCTTCCTCAGGTCCTGGTTGTCTGCATCTCAGAGAGATGTTCTTCAACATTCTTGCCTCTGCCCCCATCCAAAACCAGTCATTGCTTGGTACTCGCTGGGAATCCCAAGTACCTAAAGAGTTCAGTTCATTCCTCCTCTGCTGCCTCAAGACTGCAAGAAACTGCCTATGGTTACACCTCAGAGGAGAATCCCTTTCAGTTTtcttgcccctctcccagtcatAAGTTATCACTGTCTCTAACTCAGTGTTAGGCCCTGAGAACTCATAGAActtgtctctcttctcctttcctgcccTCAGAGTTCATGAGGTCTTTCACACTGTACCTTAGAGGAACAGATCTTTCTCAGCATTCCTGCCCTTCCACTAAAATTAGGTGCCTGCTGCCTTGTATCAATCATCATAAAACCCCAGTGCTTGAAGGTTTCTTTCAGCATTCCTAACCTAGCCCCAGTATTTCTCATGATCACTCTGTGAAGGCCCATGAGGAAGTATTGAAGGTGGGCATACTCTGTCCTAAGGATTCTAAACTATCAAGGATTCTAAACTACCACACTTGGTCTACAAAATCaaaattgttgtttgtttgttcagcAGTTTTCTTTTTACCTATTTCTCTGCAGGTTTCTCCTTTTCCACTCCTTCACTTAGGATGAAAGAAAACTGTTGGGTCTCTTCACTCCAGAGAGAGGTTTATAAGTTTCTggattttattaattcattatatatttcCCCCCATATTTATCTCTCTgatgaatttttaataaactatGATTTCATTGGTTATCTGGCCTGTTACTGTTAGGGTAGAaatggcattctctctctctctctctcttttttttaaagactacatGTTAACTCAGTTATTAATGTCCATATAAAAGTCCCACATGAAATATtagatcacattaaaaaatatactataaCCAAATGATAAACATATCCACTAACATCATTGCTATTTTAACCTTGCATGTGAGCTATTAACCAATGCAattagagggaagaaaaaaaaagcaaaatgttacaACTGGAAATAATAGGTGAAACTATCACCTAATGGTGATATGTGCTCctaatattttataatctaaTAGAATATTAGCATATATTAATAaccaaaaatcaatatttttaaaatatgaaaaccacAAGCAGTTAGAAGACATAATGGAAAATactattccatttacaattgatATTAGATGAGCAAATATAGTATGGAATAAACATTATGACTGTGTAAATCAgatgtgaaaaaattttaaatataaattataattgaaaaatttataattgaacatgttcttttataaaaaaaCTTGATATTAAAAAGATGTTAATTATCTTAAAGTTAATTCAAGCATTATTATAATCCTAATcaaaataataattgttttttattttacttatacttatttgtttaatttattttttaaatttacatccaagttagttagcatatactgcaacaatgatttcaggagtagattccttaatgccccttacccatgtagcccatgccctctcccacaacccctccagtaaccttctgtttgttctccatatttaagagtctctttacTGGTTATGAATCTgttcaaaattttctatttcttcctgtttcagttttggtagtgtatatgtttctagaaatttgtccatttcttccatattgcccattttattagcatataattgctcataatattctcttattattgtttttatttctgctgtgttagttttgatctctttcattcttgattttatttatttgggtcctttccttattctttttgatcaaactggctaagggtttatcaattttgttaattcttcaaataaccagcttcctgtcttctgctggttttgggttttatttgctgttctttttccagctccttaaggcataaggttagctTGTGTAGTTGAGATCTTTCTGCCTtatttaggaaggcctggattgctatatactttcctcttatgactgctttgctgcatcccagaggtttggggctgtggtgttatcattttcattggctttcatgtactttttaattttctctttaacttcttggttagcccattcattctttagtaggatgttctttagtctccaagtatttgttatctttccagattttgtcttgtggttgatttcgagtttcatagtgctatggtctgaaaatatgcatggtatgatttcgatctttttgtacttgttgagggctgatttgtgtcccagtatgtgatcgattctggagaacgttccatgtgcactggagaagaatacatattctaTTGCTTAGGATGAAatcttctgaatatatctgttaagtccatgtggtccagtgtgtcattcacagccattgtttccttgttgattttgtgcttagatgatctgtccattgctgtaagtggagtgttgaagtaccctactattatggtattattatcaatgagtttctttatgtttgtgattaattgatttatatatttgggtgctttcatatttggagcataaatatttacaattgttaggtcttcttggtggatagaccccttaattatgacataatgtccttcttcatctcttgttacagtctttattttaaagtctagattgtctgacataagtatagctactccagctttcttttgatggtCATTAGcacgatagatggttctccatccgcttactttcaatctgaaggtgtctttaggtctaaagttgatctcttataaacagcatatagatggatcttgttttcttattgattctgtttccctgtatcttttgattggagcattgagtccattgacgtttagagtgagtactaaaagatatgcatttattgccattatgttgcttgtagagttggagtttctggtggtgttctctggtcctttccagtctttgttgctttggtctttttttttctgtcttttctcccttcagagagtgccccttaaaatttcttgcagggcacGTTTAGTGCTCACAAGCTCCTTTAGTTttggtttgtctgggaaactttttatctctctttctattttgaatgacagccttgctggataaaattcttgggtgcatatttttctgattcagcaaattgaatatatcctgccactcttttctggtctgccaagtttctgtggataggtctgctgcaaacctgtctgtcttcctttgtaggttaaggacttttttcccttgctgttttcatacttgcctgagtattttgtgaatttgactatgacagaccttgttgatggtcggtttttcttgaatctaatgggagttctccatgcttcctggattttggtgtctgtgtctttccccagtttagggaagtttttcactatgatttgttcacataacctttctacccccttttctctctcttcatcctctggggcccctgtgattctgatgttcttcctttttaatgagtcactgatttctctaattcttatatcatgcccttttgccttagtctccctctttttttttctgcttcgttattctccataagtttgttctctgtatcgctgattcactgctctgcctcatccatccttgctgctgtggcatcaaTTCAAGATTACAgctcaattatagcattttttatttcatccttactagcttttacttcttctgtctccacagaaagggattctaatctattttcaacctcagctagtattcttattgtgattctaatttcttgttcagacatcttgcttgtatttgtGTTGATTAAGttcctggctgttgtttcttcctgctctttcttttggggtgaattccttcattttgtcattttgaaggaagaaaaggaattaataaggtaaaaaaaaataaaattaaagaattaaaaaccacacacacacacacacacacacacacacgcaaaaatcaaataaatgatgctagatcctaggtgtattttggtctggttgttgaaaagaggttgatagattagaggaaaaagggaaaagagaaaaaaaaggaaaatgtttgaaaattggaaaaatgaatacaatgaaatagaataaaatgaaatgaaatgaaggaggtaaaatagaagttgaaaaatttacaaaaatgcaaaaaatataggagcaaaatattaaagaaattgtttttaataaaaattgaaaataaaaatacagttttcactttttgtattcaagaaaaagaaaataaacagaaaagaaaaaaaattgaatagatggaccagtgaacagactgaaatatgattgaaattacatcgttttcccctagaagtcaaattatgaagcactttatagtctgtaaactaagaaggcggagagacttgtggtgttcctgaagagcaaggttggcccagttgggtggggcttagtgtaacagctctgttctccagtaGATGGCGctacttagcttactggggtggattgttgtggtgcttgtaggtgtgtatgcgcatgcatgGGAagagtgaaaatggcgtcacccaggtacccagtctctagtatcggaactctgttctccccagtcagcaattgtgcacctgtcctttgtctctggtCTGTctactccccacttttacactgtccatgacctaGCCATCAGGTTGCCAGATGGCACTTCcctcctgagtttttttttttttttttttttttgtcaattgaTCCTTTATTAAAATAGTTTCCTTTGTAGTTCTTAATCTTAACTAGCTGGACATTCCCCTGCACCACTATTGATGTCATCTATGATGTCATGAGGGTGGCGGCCATCAACATTGCAGCCCATAGATTGGGCGGTCCCCAGAATCTCTTTAATGGTTCCAGAGAGTTCCCTGGCTAACGATCGGTGCCTCATCTGTCGGGCAATGTTGACAATCTCATCAAAAGTGATGTTTCCACTGTGCttaatgtttttctgcttctttctgtcccttggcGGTTCCTTTAGGGCTTTGATAATCAGGGCGGAGGCAGAAGGTACCACTTCAATCTGAGCCTGTCTGTTCTGAATGGTCAGCTTC is a genomic window containing:
- the LOC131505304 gene encoding large ribosomal subunit protein uL11-like: MPPKFDPNEIKVVYLRCTGGEVGATSALAPKIGPLGLSPKKVGDDIAKATSDWKGLRITVKLTIQNRQAQIEVVPSASALIIKALKEPPRDRKKQKNIKHSGNITFDEIVNIARQMRHRSLARELSGTIKEILGTAQSMGCNVDGRHPHDIIDDINSGAGECPAS